The Burkholderia latens genome segment CGTGACCGGGCGAGCGCGCTTGCGATCCGGCGTCGCATCGCGCCGCTCATTGCCTGAAACGACACGGGCCGGTTACCGCATCGCGGCAACCGGCCCGTGTCATTCGACGCGCGACGCGCCCGGCAGGGCGCGCACCATCACACGTCGAACTTCACCCCCTGCGCCAGCGGCAACTGCCGGCTGTAGTTGATCGTATTCGTCGCACGGCGCATATACGCCTTCCACGCGTCCGAACCGGACTCGCGGCCGCCGCCCGTTTCCTTCTCGCCGCCGAATGCACCGCCGATTTCCGCGCCGCTCGTGCCGATGTTCACGTTGACGATCCCGCAGTCGCTGCCCGCCGCCGACATGAACTGCTCGGCCTCGCGCATGTCGTTCGTGAAAATCGCCGACGACAACCCTTGCGGCACCGCGTTGTGCACGGCAATCGCGTCTTCGAAGTCGTCGTACACCATCACGTAGAGGATCGGCGCAAACGTCTCGCGCTCGACCACCGCCGACTGCTTCGGCATCCGCACGATGGCCGGACGCACGTAGTAAGCATCCGCATGACCGACATCGACGCGTTCGCCGCCCTTCACTTCGCCGCCCTGCTCGCGCGCGTCGGCGAGCGCCTTCTGCATCGCGTCGAACGACGCGCGGTCGACCAGCGGGCCGACGAGCGTGCCTTCCTCGAGCGGGCTGCCGACCTTCACCGACGCATAGGCCTTCTCGATGCGCGGCAGCAATTGATCGACGATGCTGCGATGAACGATCAGGCGGCGCAACGTCGTGCAGCGTTGGCCTGCCGTGCCGACTGCCGCAAACGTGACGGCGCGCACGACGAGATCGAGGTCGGCGCTCGGAGCGACGATCATCCCGTTGTTACCGCCGAGCTCGAGGATGCCGCGCGCGAGACGCTGGCTCAGCACCTTCGCGACTTCCTGGCCCATCCGCACGCTGCCGGTCGCGCTGATGACCGGCACCTTCTTCGACGACGTCAGCACCTCGCCGACGTCGCGCATGCCGAGCACCAGCTGATGCAGGCCTTCCGGCGCGACGCCCGGATGCGTCTTGTCGAATTCGCGCAACGCCTTGGCGAGCAGCTGATGGCACGCGATTGCCGTGAGCGGCGTCTTTTCCGACGGCTTCCACACGACCGGGTCGCCGCACACGAACGCGAGCGCCGCGTTCCACGCCCACACCGCGACCGGGAAGTTGAACGCCGAGATCACGCCGCACACGCCGATCGGGTGCCACGTCTCCATCATCCGGTGGCCAGGGCGCTCGGACGCGATCGTCAGGCCGTACAGCTGGCGCGACAGGCCAACCGCGAAATCGCAGATGTCGATCATTTCCTGCACTTCGCCAAGGCCTTCCGACGTGATCTTGCCCGCTTCGAGCGTGACGAGGCGGCCAAGCTCCGCCTTGTGCTCGCGCAGCACGTTGCCGAACACGCGCACGAGTTCGCCGCGCACCGGCGCCGGCACCGTGCGCCACTTGAGGAATGCGTCGTGCGCGGCGTCGATCTTGCGCTCGGCGTCGGCGGGCGAATCGACCGCCAGCGTCGCGAGCGTCGCGCCGTCGAGCGGCGAACGCGCGGTCAGCGCATTGCCTTTCCACTGGGCGAGATCGATGTCGAGCGCAGCAAGAATGTCGTTGAATTGCATCACTTCCTCTTCAGGGACAGATTGATCGGTGCGGCGGCAGCGCCGCCCGCGTGATTCGATTGGAGCGCGTTCGCGCGCCCTGTGCAAGCGGATGCGTCCGCGACGCAGGCCGGCGCACCGCGCGGCGCCGCCGGAACCGCGGCCGGCCGGCGCGCCCCAGCCTCGCGAGGCACGATCCATGAGACACATTGTCGGTGCCCACAAGTCCGGCCGCTATTGATATTAACTCACGACTTCATTCCTAAAACGCAACAACCGGGCATCGCGACACCGCCGGTTTCGGCGCGGCCGCTGGACCCGTCCAAGCACGCGAAGGGGCCGCTCACCCGTCCGTGGCGAACCGCCGGTTGATGACAAACCTGCATCACCCTGTGCAGAAATATCGGTTGCCGCACGCGCGGCCGGAACCCACAATCGGGGCGGCGTCGAGGTGCAGCGCACCCGGCGCGCCGACGGCTGCCGAACGGCGGCCGGACGACAGGCGAAGGCAACGCGCGCCGCGGCCCGGCGGGAGCCGGATCGAAGCGCGCGAAGCAGCGTCGCTGCCAGGCCGGCGGCCGGCCCTGCGTCGCCCTTCGCAGCCAAAGAACAATTCCGGAGACAGCGCCCAGCACCCGCCATGCATTCAGATGCCCGCCCCGACTCGCCCCGTCCGTCCGGCTCGCCGCCCGCGAAGCCGTCTCTCCACCGCAGCCTGCAGGCGCGCCATCTGCGGATGATCGCGATCGGCGGCTCGATCGGCACGGGCCTGTTCGTCGCGTCCGGCGCGTCGATCTCGCAGGCAGGCCCCGGCGGCGCGATGCTTGCGTACATGCTGATCGGCCTGATGGTCTACTTCCTGATGACGAGCCTCGGCGAAATGGCCGCGTTCATGCCGGTGTCGGGCTCGTTCGCGACCTACGGTGCAAAATTCGTCGACGAAGGCTTCGGCTTCGCGCTCGGCTGGAACTACTGGTACAACTGGGCGGTGACGCTCGCAGTCGAACTCGTCGCCGCGCAGCTGGTGATGAACTACTGGTTTCCGCATGTGCCGGGCGTCTGGTGGAGCGCGCTCTTCCTCGTGGTGATCTTTGCGCTCAACGCGCTGTCGGTGCGCGGCTTCGGCGAGGCCGAATACTGGTTCGCGCTGATCAAGGTGCTGACGGTGCTCGCGTTCGTCGGTGTCGGCCTGCTGATGATCTTCGGGATCATGCAGGGCGGCCCGAGCGCGGGCTGGGGCAACTTCACGATCGGCGACGCGCCGTTCGCGGGCGGCTGGGCAACCATGCTCGGCGTCGCGATGATCGCCGGCTTCTCGTTCCAGGGCACCGAAATGATCGGCGTCGCGGCCGGCGAATCGGAGAATCCGCGCACCACGATCCCGCGCGCGGTCAGCCAGATCTTCTGGCGCATCCTGCTGTTCTACGTGTTCGCGATCTTCGTGATCGGCGTGCTGATTCCGTACACCGACCCGAGTCTGCTGAAAAGCGACGTCACCGACATCGGCGTGAGTCCGTTCACGCTTGTGTTCCGCCACGCGGGCTTCGCGTTTGCGGCCGGCGTGATGAACGCGGTGATCCTGACGGCCGTACTGTCGGCCGGCAACTCGGGCATGTATGCGTCCACGCGGATGCTCTACAACCTCGCGGTCGAGGGTCGCGCGCCGAAAGTGTTCGCGAAGCTGTCGCCCGGCGGCGTGCCGCGCAACGCGCTCTACGCGACGACTGCCGTCGGCGCGCTGTGCTTCCTCACGTCGCTGTACGGCGACAAGACGGTGTACCTGTGGCTGCTGAATACGTCGGGGATGGCCGGGTTCATCACGTGGCTCGGCATTGCGGTCAGCCACTATCGCTTCCGCAAGGGCTTCCTGAAACAGGGTTACCGGCTCGACCAGCTGCCGTACCGCTCGAAGTGGTTCCCGTTCGGCCCGTTGTTCGCGTTCGTGCTGTGCGCGATCGTCGCGCTCGGCCAGGACTACCAGGCGTTCCTCGCCGACAAAATCGACTGGGCCGGCATCGCCGCCACCTACATCGGCCTGCCGTTCTTCCTGGTGATCTGGCTTGGCTACGCGCTGGTGCGCAAATGCCGGCTGGTGCGTTACGAAGACATGGAGATCGCGCCCTGGATCGATCGCAATGCGACGCACGACGCCACAGGCAAGACCGCCGCAGGCTATCCGGCCTACGTCGCCGCCCCGGTCAACCCGACGCCGGGGGCCTGAGCCCGGCAGGACGCGGGCCGCCGCTCGAGCGCGGCGGCCGCTGCGCTGAAACCCGATTCGACGCGGCGCGCGCGTTCAGGCAAGATCGACGCGCGCCGTCCGTTTTTCGCGCCGTTACGAGCCACCGAACCCGCATGCAGAACTTCTACGAAGCCACCGTTACCCGTCAGCCGTATCCGCAGCTAGCCGGCGCCGTCGACACGCAGGTCTGCATCGTCGGCGGCGGCCTCGCCGGCCTGTGCACGGCGCTGGGCCTCGTCGAGCGCGGCGTGCGCGACGTCGTCGTGCTCGACGGCGAGCGGGTCGGCTTCGGCGCGTCCGGCCGCAACGGCGGCTTCGTGTTCGGCGGCTACAGCCTCGACAACGCCGACCTGCTGCGCACGCTCGGCCGCGACGAAGGCCGGCGGCTGTACCGCTTGACGGTCGATGCGGTCGACCTGATCCGTGCGCGGATCGCCCGCTACGGAATCGACTGCGACATCGTCGACGAAGGCGTGATGCTCGCGAACTGGTTCGACGATTCGTCGCGACTCGACGGCGTGCGCACGCTGATGAAGCAGGAATTCGACGTCGACTGGGAGCCGGTCGCGACCGACGCGCTGCGCGCGCGGCTGAAGACGCAGCGTTACTACGGCGGCCTGTTCGAGCCGAACGCTTTCCACTTTCATCCGCTCAAATACGTGCTTGGCGTCGCGGCCGCCGCATCGCGCGGCGGTGCCCGCGTGTACGAAAGCTCGGCCGCGCTCGGCATCGCGCGCAAAGGCGCCGGCTACGACGTGCGCACCGCGCACGGCACGGTACGCGCGAAGGACGTCGTGTTCGCCGGCGGCGGCTATGCGCGCGGCGTGTCGCCGCGCATCGAGCGCGCGGTGCTGCCGATCGCGACCTACGTGATCGCGACCGAGCCGCTCGGCACGCGCCTGCCCGACGCGATCGACGCGCCGTATGCGATCTACGACACGCGCTTCGCGTTCGACTATTACCGTCCGCTGAAGGACACGCGCATTCTTTGGGGCGGCCGGATCTCGGTGCTCGACCGCGGCCCCGACGCGATCGCGCGGCTGCTGCGGCGCGACCTGCTGCGCGTGTACCCGCAGCTCGACGGCGTGAAGGTCGACTACGCGTGGGGCGGACTGATGAGCTATGCGCGGCACAAGATGCCGCAGATCGGCCGCGATGCCGACGGCGTATGGCATGCGATCGCGTTCGGCGGTCACGGGATGGCACCGACCACCGTAGCCGGCGAAGCGCTCGCCGCCGCGCTGGCCGGCGAGCAACCCGTGCCGCAAGGCTTCGCCGCGTTCGGGCTCACACGCACGTTCGGGCTTGCCGGCCTCGCCGCCGCGCAGCTCACTTACACCGCGTACCAGGCCCGCGACGCGCTCGCGTCGTATCGGCGCTGAACGACGGCGGCAACAGCGCAAATCGCGCGGCCGATTAGAGCGGCAGGTCGGCCGGGCGGGGATTTCCCGCATGCTAGAATGGTTTCTCCATGCCGCCGCCAACCCACAACAAAGTCACATGAAAGCTGGAAGCAAGGCTGCCACGTCCGAAAGCCGCGCGCTTGCGACCGATGCGCGGCGCAAATACGATCCCGAGCAAACGAAGCGCAACATCCTCGACGTCGCCACGCAGGAATTTTCCGCGATGGGCCTCGCCGGCGCGCGCGTCGACGCAATCGCCGAGCGCACCAACACGACGAAGCGGATGCTCTACTACTACTTCGAAAGCAAGGAAGGCCTGTACGAGGCCGTGCTGGAGAAGGTGTACGGCGACATCCGCGAGCTCGAGCAGGAGCTGCACGTCGGCGACATGGAGCCGCGCGAAGGCATGCGCAGGCTCGTCGAATTCACGTTCGACTACCACGACAAGCACCGCGACTTCGTGCGCCTCGTGTCGATCGAGAACATCCACGGCGCGAAGTATCTCGAACAGCTGAAGTCGTTCAAGAACCGCAACGTCAGCATCATCAAGACGCTCGAGGAACTGCTCGAGCGCGGCGCGGCGAGCGGCGTGTTCCGCAAGGACATCGACGCGTTCGACCTGCACCTGCTGATCAGCTCGTTCTGCTTCCATCGCGTGTCGAACCGCTACACGTTCGGCGCCGCATTCGGTCGCGATCCGTCGGCGCCGCGGCTGCGTGCGCGGCATCGCGAGACGATCGCCGATACCGTGCTGCGCTACGTCTGCGCTTAAGCGCCCCGCACCGCTGCAGCGAAAGGCCGGCGGGCGAGCGGCGCACTCGCGGTCCGGCACACGTTTCCAGCGGCAGCGCACCGCGTGCACCCGGCATGGGCGGTGCGCGCGTGCCGCACTCGTTCAGGCCACGCGACGCCGGACCGGCTCGGCAGTCGGCTCCACCGGCACGCTCGACGCCAGTGCGATCCGCGCCTTCTCCTCCGGGCTTCCCGCCACGTAGTACTTCTTCGCCCAGCTCGAATCCGGTGCAAGCGCGAGTTGCCGCGATGCACCGCCGCCGCGCCGCCTGGTTTCGATCGACAGCGCCCGCGCACGGTAATGTTCGTAAAGCCGCAGGAATTCGGCGAGATAGATCGCCGCGATCCGCGCATCGCGGATCTCGAGCAGGTTTTCGTCGTTGTATTGCTCGGAGTTGCGGCTCATGTTCGCCGAGCCCGTATAGACGATCGGATTTGCGCCTTCCGCATCGATCACGATGAATTTGTGATGGATCACGACCGGCGGATAGGCCGGAGCCGGTTCGCCCGGAAACAGGCGCAGCTCCGGCTCGAAGCCCTGCGGCACCGTCGCCGGCGAAAAATACGCGGCATCGATCACGTCGCGTCGGTCGCGGCGGCGATGGTAAAGCTCCAGGTTCGCGAGCGTCGCCGCATCGAGCGGCTCGCCGTCGCGGCGCTCGGCATCGGCCTTCGTCGCACTGCCGACGTTGATGCGGTTCACCAGCCCGAACATCATCAACCCGCGGTCGCCCGCGGCGAAGCACGCGTCGCGCAGCGCCGCATCGGTCGGCATGAACAGGCAGAACGACACCGAATGCCGAGCGGCCTCGATCGCGGCGACGATCGTATCAATCTCCGTGCGCTGCCCGGCCGGCTCCGGCGAAAACGCGACGCGCACCTGCGCGCTGCCGATCGTCAGCGGCTCGGACCATCCCGGCGACAACT includes the following:
- a CDS encoding aldehyde dehydrogenase family protein, which translates into the protein MQFNDILAALDIDLAQWKGNALTARSPLDGATLATLAVDSPADAERKIDAAHDAFLKWRTVPAPVRGELVRVFGNVLREHKAELGRLVTLEAGKITSEGLGEVQEMIDICDFAVGLSRQLYGLTIASERPGHRMMETWHPIGVCGVISAFNFPVAVWAWNAALAFVCGDPVVWKPSEKTPLTAIACHQLLAKALREFDKTHPGVAPEGLHQLVLGMRDVGEVLTSSKKVPVISATGSVRMGQEVAKVLSQRLARGILELGGNNGMIVAPSADLDLVVRAVTFAAVGTAGQRCTTLRRLIVHRSIVDQLLPRIEKAYASVKVGSPLEEGTLVGPLVDRASFDAMQKALADAREQGGEVKGGERVDVGHADAYYVRPAIVRMPKQSAVVERETFAPILYVMVYDDFEDAIAVHNAVPQGLSSAIFTNDMREAEQFMSAAGSDCGIVNVNIGTSGAEIGGAFGGEKETGGGRESGSDAWKAYMRRATNTINYSRQLPLAQGVKFDV
- a CDS encoding amino acid permease; this translates as MHSDARPDSPRPSGSPPAKPSLHRSLQARHLRMIAIGGSIGTGLFVASGASISQAGPGGAMLAYMLIGLMVYFLMTSLGEMAAFMPVSGSFATYGAKFVDEGFGFALGWNYWYNWAVTLAVELVAAQLVMNYWFPHVPGVWWSALFLVVIFALNALSVRGFGEAEYWFALIKVLTVLAFVGVGLLMIFGIMQGGPSAGWGNFTIGDAPFAGGWATMLGVAMIAGFSFQGTEMIGVAAGESENPRTTIPRAVSQIFWRILLFYVFAIFVIGVLIPYTDPSLLKSDVTDIGVSPFTLVFRHAGFAFAAGVMNAVILTAVLSAGNSGMYASTRMLYNLAVEGRAPKVFAKLSPGGVPRNALYATTAVGALCFLTSLYGDKTVYLWLLNTSGMAGFITWLGIAVSHYRFRKGFLKQGYRLDQLPYRSKWFPFGPLFAFVLCAIVALGQDYQAFLADKIDWAGIAATYIGLPFFLVIWLGYALVRKCRLVRYEDMEIAPWIDRNATHDATGKTAAGYPAYVAAPVNPTPGA
- a CDS encoding NAD(P)/FAD-dependent oxidoreductase produces the protein MQNFYEATVTRQPYPQLAGAVDTQVCIVGGGLAGLCTALGLVERGVRDVVVLDGERVGFGASGRNGGFVFGGYSLDNADLLRTLGRDEGRRLYRLTVDAVDLIRARIARYGIDCDIVDEGVMLANWFDDSSRLDGVRTLMKQEFDVDWEPVATDALRARLKTQRYYGGLFEPNAFHFHPLKYVLGVAAAASRGGARVYESSAALGIARKGAGYDVRTAHGTVRAKDVVFAGGGYARGVSPRIERAVLPIATYVIATEPLGTRLPDAIDAPYAIYDTRFAFDYYRPLKDTRILWGGRISVLDRGPDAIARLLRRDLLRVYPQLDGVKVDYAWGGLMSYARHKMPQIGRDADGVWHAIAFGGHGMAPTTVAGEALAAALAGEQPVPQGFAAFGLTRTFGLAGLAAAQLTYTAYQARDALASYRR
- a CDS encoding TetR family transcriptional regulator — protein: MKAGSKAATSESRALATDARRKYDPEQTKRNILDVATQEFSAMGLAGARVDAIAERTNTTKRMLYYYFESKEGLYEAVLEKVYGDIRELEQELHVGDMEPREGMRRLVEFTFDYHDKHRDFVRLVSIENIHGAKYLEQLKSFKNRNVSIIKTLEELLERGAASGVFRKDIDAFDLHLLISSFCFHRVSNRYTFGAAFGRDPSAPRLRARHRETIADTVLRYVCA